A stretch of the Paenibacillus dendritiformis genome encodes the following:
- a CDS encoding glycosyltransferase family 2 protein — protein sequence MSMSPILYMVVPCYNEEAVLPLTMQTLTGVLSRLVQDRVVSAESRILLVDDGSRDATWLTIVQERERNRWIAGLKLSRNAGHQKALLAGLMYAKNFADCAVSLDADLQDDVAVVRQFVEQFRGGCDIVYGVRDNRDSDTYFKRWSAQFFYKLMRRMGIPLVYNHADYRLMSRRALDCLSQFPESNLFLRGIVPLIGFPSSVVPYRRQERPAGETKYPLRKMLSFAWDGITSFSMKPMRVVTALGFVSLGASALAGLYALLSKLLGQTVSGWTSLMLSVWFVGSVQLLGLGVVGEYIGKIYAEVKRRPPYIIEQVLADKPGIEQPVRAYGTGWAE from the coding sequence ATGAGTATGTCACCGATTTTGTATATGGTTGTTCCTTGCTATAACGAAGAGGCGGTGCTTCCCCTCACAATGCAGACGCTGACGGGCGTGCTGTCCCGCTTGGTTCAGGACCGCGTCGTCTCCGCCGAGAGCCGGATATTGCTGGTCGATGACGGCAGCCGGGATGCGACCTGGCTGACCATCGTTCAGGAGCGGGAACGGAACCGCTGGATTGCCGGATTGAAGCTGTCCCGCAACGCCGGTCATCAGAAGGCGCTGCTCGCCGGACTGATGTATGCCAAAAATTTTGCCGACTGCGCCGTCTCCCTTGATGCCGATCTGCAGGATGATGTCGCCGTCGTGAGACAGTTCGTCGAGCAGTTCCGCGGGGGCTGCGATATTGTGTACGGCGTAAGGGATAACCGGGATAGCGATACGTATTTCAAGCGGTGGAGCGCCCAATTTTTTTATAAGCTGATGCGGCGGATGGGCATTCCGCTTGTCTACAATCATGCCGATTACCGGCTGATGAGCCGCCGTGCCCTCGACTGCCTGAGCCAGTTCCCCGAGTCCAATCTGTTCCTGCGCGGGATCGTGCCGCTCATCGGGTTCCCGTCTTCCGTCGTTCCTTACCGGAGACAGGAGCGGCCTGCGGGCGAGACGAAGTATCCGCTCCGCAAAATGCTGTCGTTCGCCTGGGACGGCATTACGTCATTCAGCATGAAGCCGATGCGGGTCGTCACCGCGCTTGGCTTCGTCAGTCTGGGCGCAAGCGCGCTGGCGGGCCTCTACGCCCTCTTGTCCAAGCTGCTGGGACAGACCGTATCCGGCTGGACTTCCTTGATGCTGTCCGTCTGGTTCGTCGGAAGCGTCCAATTGCTCGGCCTGGGGGTGGTCGGGGAATATATCGGCAAAATCTATGCCGAGGTCAAGCGGCGCCCGCCTTACATCATTGAGCAGGTGCTGGCGGACAAGCCGGGGATCGAGCAGCCGGTTCGGGCCTATGGAACGGGGTGGGCGGAGTGA
- a CDS encoding GtrA family protein, with amino-acid sequence MNGAKLAVRGGARQFGRYAAVGAVNTLVGLGTAYVLLYAGWSHLHATFAGNSVGVGVSYILNRRYTFRYRGQWLASLLRFLAIALLCYVLAYQALHPAISAMAALLLPAWASPWEPYAAVLGEAAVYTAASFRLHRGVTFARSSGEDDDASPVEAGVK; translated from the coding sequence GTGAATGGCGCGAAGCTGGCCGTTCGGGGCGGCGCCCGCCAGTTCGGCCGCTATGCCGCCGTCGGAGCCGTGAACACGCTGGTCGGGCTCGGGACGGCGTATGTGCTGCTGTACGCCGGCTGGAGCCATCTTCACGCGACATTCGCGGGCAACTCGGTCGGCGTAGGGGTGAGCTACATTCTGAACCGCCGCTATACGTTCCGCTATCGCGGGCAATGGCTGGCAAGCCTGCTCCGGTTCCTCGCCATCGCGCTGCTCTGCTATGTGCTGGCGTACCAGGCGCTGCATCCTGCCATATCGGCAATGGCCGCCCTGCTGCTGCCCGCTTGGGCTTCGCCCTGGGAGCCGTATGCAGCCGTATTGGGGGAAGCGGCGGTCTACACGGCCGCCTCGTTCCGGCTTCACCGGGGCGTGACGTTCGCCCGATCCAGCGGGGAGGACGACGATGCCTCGCCTGTCGAAGCCGGCGTCAAATAG
- a CDS encoding anaerobic sulfatase maturase — translation MNVDVRDIARQPFTGVMWKTVSEDCNLACDYCYYSSCQGRPGHAIQRIDDEVLDTFIRQWMEQSQGVASFAWQGGEPLLAGKSFFEQVVRLQAAYAPPRTVISNALQTNGTLIDAEWAAFFKQYAFLIGVSLDGPQPIHDKHRVTGSGAGSYQAVMRGIEYLRQAGVDYNILTVIHEDNVGEAAALMDYFAGERFTHVQFIPCMDFRSQNADAPGIYAITPEQYGQFLCEAFDKWYNGGEPLFSVRMFDNVLQAELGLEPEMCTHRESCPSALVLEPNGDAYPCDFFLHERYRLGNVGTGRLASLSRHPSWQQFHQMKQEVPDACRACEYWRYCHGGCPRNRIGRDGLWEGHTDYFCESYRMLYAHAGERIATLGRKIRLQELLRLRGSGRPLPARNQPCVCGSGRKFKQCCGPLLP, via the coding sequence ATGAACGTTGACGTGAGAGACATCGCCCGCCAGCCATTCACTGGAGTCATGTGGAAGACCGTATCCGAGGATTGCAATCTCGCATGCGATTACTGTTACTACAGTTCCTGCCAGGGTCGGCCCGGCCATGCGATTCAGCGGATTGACGACGAGGTGCTGGATACGTTCATCCGCCAATGGATGGAGCAATCGCAGGGGGTCGCTTCTTTTGCCTGGCAAGGGGGGGAACCGCTGCTCGCGGGCAAGTCCTTCTTCGAGCAGGTCGTCCGGCTGCAGGCGGCCTATGCGCCGCCGCGCACCGTGATCAGCAATGCGCTGCAGACGAACGGCACCCTGATCGATGCGGAATGGGCGGCCTTTTTCAAGCAATACGCCTTCTTGATCGGGGTAAGTCTGGACGGACCGCAGCCGATTCACGACAAGCACCGCGTCACCGGATCGGGAGCCGGCTCCTATCAAGCGGTCATGCGCGGAATCGAATATTTGCGCCAGGCAGGCGTGGATTATAATATTCTGACCGTCATTCACGAGGATAATGTGGGCGAGGCGGCCGCGCTGATGGATTACTTTGCGGGGGAGCGGTTTACGCATGTCCAGTTCATACCGTGCATGGATTTCCGCTCTCAGAATGCCGACGCGCCCGGGATCTATGCGATCACGCCGGAGCAGTACGGACAATTTCTATGCGAAGCTTTCGATAAATGGTACAACGGCGGCGAGCCGCTCTTCTCCGTCCGGATGTTCGACAATGTCCTTCAGGCCGAACTGGGTCTGGAGCCGGAAATGTGCACTCATCGCGAATCCTGTCCCTCGGCGCTCGTATTGGAGCCGAACGGGGACGCCTATCCGTGCGACTTCTTCCTGCACGAACGCTACCGGCTGGGCAATGTCGGCACCGGCCGGCTGGCCTCCTTGTCCCGCCATCCGAGCTGGCAGCAATTCCATCAGATGAAGCAGGAGGTGCCGGATGCTTGCCGCGCATGCGAATATTGGCGCTACTGTCATGGCGGATGTCCCCGCAACCGGATCGGCCGGGACGGATTATGGGAAGGCCATACCGACTATTTCTGCGAGAGCTACCGGATGCTGTATGCCCATGCGGGCGAGCGCATTGCCACGCTGGGCCGGAAGATCCGCTTGCAGGAGCTGCTGCGGCTCCGGGGGAGCGGCCGTCCGCTTCCCGCCCGCAACCAACCTTGCGTATGCGGCAGCGGGCGCAAATTCAAGCAATGCTGCGGGCCGCTGCTGCCGTAG
- a CDS encoding L-cystine transporter, whose protein sequence is MTVGWWAAVHALIMLGLVALLYRMQRKHVSFTKRVFAGLGLGVVYGAALQWLHGPDSAVVERAADWFEIVGVGYVRLLQMVVMPLIIVSIISAIIHVKAKAGVGKMSASIIGILIGTTAVAAVAGIVTALVFQLSSFEIEAGKQEIERGNYLDSKLGEVSEMTLPQQIIEFIPANPFLDMTGQRRTSTIAVVIFAAFAGVAALGVMRKKPEAGAAFMSIIDALHAVVMRMVTLVLRLTPYGVLALMAVVVATTTPAEIWKLGKFVIASYVAIGIMFCLHLLFLALSGISPIRYVTGALPALVFAFTSRTSAGSIPINVEMQVNRLGVPESFANFSASFGASMGQNGCAGIYPAMLAVMIAPSAGIDPYSLGFLLQLVAVVAISSFGVAGVGGGATFAALIVLSSMNLPVALAGLLITVEPLIDMGRTALNVNGSMTAGVLSSRWLGQWNRKRFYAERQAHREDI, encoded by the coding sequence ATGACAGTCGGATGGTGGGCAGCGGTTCACGCCCTCATTATGCTCGGCCTGGTAGCGCTGCTGTACCGCATGCAGCGCAAGCATGTTTCTTTTACGAAGCGGGTATTCGCGGGTCTTGGTCTCGGCGTGGTCTACGGGGCGGCGCTGCAGTGGCTTCATGGCCCGGACAGCGCCGTGGTGGAGCGGGCGGCCGACTGGTTCGAGATTGTCGGCGTCGGCTATGTCCGGCTGCTGCAAATGGTCGTCATGCCGCTCATTATCGTATCCATCATCTCCGCTATCATTCATGTGAAGGCCAAGGCGGGGGTAGGCAAGATGAGCGCTTCCATCATCGGCATCCTGATAGGCACGACCGCCGTGGCCGCCGTGGCCGGAATCGTCACGGCCCTCGTCTTTCAGTTGTCCTCGTTCGAGATCGAGGCGGGCAAGCAGGAGATTGAGCGCGGCAATTATTTGGACAGCAAGCTGGGCGAAGTCAGCGAGATGACGCTGCCGCAGCAAATTATTGAATTCATTCCGGCCAACCCGTTCCTCGACATGACGGGGCAGCGGCGGACCTCGACGATCGCCGTCGTCATTTTCGCGGCTTTTGCCGGGGTGGCCGCGCTTGGCGTAATGCGGAAGAAGCCGGAAGCGGGGGCCGCCTTCATGTCCATTATCGACGCGCTGCACGCCGTCGTCATGCGGATGGTCACGCTGGTGCTGAGGCTGACTCCGTATGGCGTGCTGGCGCTGATGGCCGTCGTGGTCGCCACGACAACGCCGGCGGAGATATGGAAGCTCGGGAAATTCGTCATCGCTTCGTATGTGGCGATCGGGATTATGTTCTGTCTGCATCTGCTATTCTTGGCGCTGTCCGGCATCTCGCCGATTCGGTACGTGACCGGCGCGCTGCCGGCGCTCGTCTTCGCGTTCACCTCCCGCACGAGTGCAGGATCGATTCCGATCAACGTGGAGATGCAGGTCAACCGGCTCGGCGTGCCGGAGAGCTTCGCCAATTTCAGCGCCTCGTTCGGCGCCTCGATGGGGCAGAATGGCTGCGCCGGCATCTATCCGGCGATGCTGGCCGTGATGATCGCCCCGAGCGCGGGTATCGATCCTTACAGCCTCGGTTTTCTGCTCCAATTGGTTGCGGTCGTGGCCATCAGCTCGTTCGGCGTCGCCGGGGTCGGGGGAGGAGCGACCTTCGCCGCGCTGATCGTGTTGTCTTCGATGAACTTGCCGGTGGCGCTGGCGGGGCTGCTGATTACCGTCGAGCCGCTGATTGACATGGGGCGGACGGCCTTGAACGTGAACGGCTCGATGACGGCCGGGGTTCTGTCCTCCCGCTGGCTCGGCCAATGGAACCGCAAGCGGTTCTATGCGGAGCGCCAGGCGCATCGCGAGGACATATAG
- a CDS encoding DUF1328 domain-containing protein, whose protein sequence is MLRWSVIFLIIAIVAGIFGFFGIVDAAASIAKFLFFLFLILFVISLFTGRRTP, encoded by the coding sequence ATGCTAAGATGGTCCGTCATCTTTTTGATTATCGCGATCGTAGCCGGGATATTCGGGTTTTTCGGCATTGTGGATGCCGCGGCGTCCATTGCCAAGTTCCTGTTCTTCCTGTTCCTGATTCTGTTCGTCATCTCCCTGTTCACGGGACGAAGAACGCCATAG
- a CDS encoding DUF948 domain-containing protein, giving the protein MLVEISALIAALAFAVLVVFLIQTLRSAKQSLDKAARTLEDVQQTVQMLSGDLQAIARNANHMTEELQGQLKKIEPVADSVQNAGEALNELTLAAKQISVGLVSGVRRAASRFEKKRRDEPASAGRPENAAGTYPGGEAAAPRQDGALGASARSAMPVPAADPQPGARAKQGGDDWKSWVDLGIRAWQLWRQRS; this is encoded by the coding sequence ATGCTAGTTGAAATCAGCGCGTTGATTGCGGCGCTGGCCTTTGCAGTGCTTGTCGTCTTCCTGATTCAGACGCTGCGGTCGGCCAAGCAGTCGTTGGACAAGGCGGCCAGGACGCTGGAGGATGTGCAGCAGACCGTGCAGATGCTGAGCGGGGATCTGCAGGCGATCGCGCGGAATGCCAATCACATGACCGAGGAGTTGCAGGGACAATTGAAGAAGATCGAGCCTGTGGCCGATTCGGTCCAGAATGCCGGAGAAGCCTTGAATGAATTGACGCTGGCCGCGAAGCAGATATCGGTCGGCCTGGTCAGCGGCGTCCGCAGAGCGGCCAGCCGGTTCGAGAAGAAGCGCCGGGACGAGCCAGCCTCGGCAGGCCGGCCGGAGAACGCGGCGGGCACCTATCCGGGCGGAGAGGCTGCTGCGCCGCGGCAGGACGGAGCGCTCGGAGCAAGCGCCCGTTCCGCGATGCCGGTCCCGGCCGCCGACCCGCAACCGGGAGCGCGGGCGAAGCAGGGCGGGGACGATTGGAAGTCCTGGGTCGATCTAGGAATACGCGCATGGCAGCTATGGAGACAACGAAGCTAG
- a CDS encoding SpoIIE family protein phosphatase: MNVLVVDDNPTNVMLIREILRKAGYTGVQSASSAREMYEVLGLEGPVGPLYVPDIDLILLDMMMPEIDGLEACRTIQQYSELRDIPIIIVTAIGDSHMLAEALDAGAADYVTKPINRIELLARIRLALRLKQEKDWHKERDRHIREELRLAARVQTSVLTEPLSDERITIDALYQPSEELAGDLYAWFKLGEGRYGIMIIDMMGHGVSSALLCMFIASVLRDAVVQTEQPDMVLKRLNTKFHQLHMNGNLMLYYMTALYVVVDTNERTIQYANAGHPPGIVMMEDGRMVTLESTGYPVGMFAELEVDTHALRFDSRARIALYTDGLLETAGATVESAMERMGALLKQESSLKSAAWEELLHPPGEESEDDKCLVWVDIH, translated from the coding sequence TTGAACGTACTTGTTGTCGACGATAATCCGACCAATGTCATGCTGATTCGGGAGATCCTTCGCAAGGCGGGCTATACGGGGGTGCAGTCCGCCTCATCGGCGCGGGAAATGTACGAAGTGCTGGGCCTGGAAGGACCGGTAGGTCCGCTCTATGTGCCGGACATTGATCTTATTTTGCTGGATATGATGATGCCCGAGATTGACGGGCTAGAGGCGTGCCGGACCATTCAGCAGTATTCGGAGCTGCGGGATATTCCGATCATTATCGTGACGGCGATCGGCGATTCGCATATGCTGGCCGAAGCGCTGGACGCGGGAGCGGCGGACTATGTGACGAAGCCGATTAACCGCATCGAGTTGCTCGCCCGCATCCGGCTGGCCCTTCGCTTGAAGCAGGAGAAGGACTGGCATAAGGAACGCGACCGCCATATCCGGGAGGAGCTGAGGCTCGCCGCCCGGGTGCAGACGTCGGTGCTCACGGAGCCGCTCTCCGACGAGCGGATTACGATAGACGCCCTCTATCAGCCGTCCGAGGAGCTGGCTGGAGATCTGTATGCCTGGTTCAAGCTGGGGGAAGGCCGGTACGGCATCATGATTATCGACATGATGGGGCATGGGGTCTCCTCCGCGCTGCTGTGCATGTTCATCGCCTCGGTCCTGAGGGACGCGGTGGTGCAGACCGAGCAGCCGGACATGGTGCTGAAGCGGTTGAACACGAAGTTCCACCAGCTTCATATGAACGGGAATTTGATGCTGTATTATATGACGGCGCTCTATGTCGTCGTGGATACGAATGAGCGCACGATTCAATATGCCAATGCGGGCCACCCGCCGGGGATCGTCATGATGGAGGACGGCCGGATGGTGACGCTGGAATCGACAGGCTATCCTGTCGGCATGTTCGCCGAGCTGGAAGTAGATACCCATGCGCTGAGATTCGACTCGCGGGCGCGAATCGCGCTGTATACCGACGGGCTGCTGGAAACGGCAGGCGCAACCGTGGAGAGCGCCATGGAGCGGATGGGAGCGCTGTTGAAGCAGGAATCTTCCTTGAAAAGCGCAGCCTGGGAGGAGCTGCTTCATCCGCCGGGAGAAGAGAGCGAGGACGATAAATGCCTCGTATGGGTCGACATTCATTAG
- a CDS encoding response regulator, with product MKLRTKLIIGYVMFMIIILSLGWYSFARMGGLKQDLDHFYRDSFRKVELALTTRDDANAIARDLVTELLNPDKADQSGREVLDKVDGFKERVNRSLEELTRKAAKAEEKQLVEAALDDWGRYDQFVTDAIRLSMKNEYEQANQLRNEYGLDYQNDLLDSLGDLARYHEAMMEDQVTAATDTYEAALTWTAVIMLLGIIVTVAVMLWVMPSVTRNLNTMSVMIRSLARGRMRVIQKLEPDTNDEIGEVIHVFKQMAEDIERRKRSEEQFRLAQEEQAWMDANIARVTELLNGATTLNQVGETFVSEFVPTLGAQYGALYIRDDLKNPDWLHLCGAYAAAGSLQAVTGFRVGEGLVGQCAQDEKPIYIHDLKNSSLRIQSGICDTDPVELIVYPIIFESTVIAVLELASLSPLARKEQQLLDQLADKLGVIIHTISGRLRVEELLRESQALTEELQCQSEELMTQQEEMRRSNEHLEAQTEALKRSEEMLQRQQEELEHYNTELIAKTRALEEQMLATQEKNEELESARKELERQALQLALASKYKSEFLANMSHELRTPLNSLLVLSQLLSENKEGNLEEKQMEYARTIHMSGSDLLKMIDEILDLSKVDAGKMQLNFEKVHLSELTAYIRDSFSEIASQKGLRLEVHMDEDVPDSLVTDGHRVMQIIRNLMSNAVKFTNRGSVAFHIGMAAAEEIPAHIRKEGMPFFAMRVADTGIGIPEEKQDLIFEAFQQLDGTTSRKYGGAGLGLSISRELARLLGGALTVDSKENEGSTFTFYLPIRATRQPEAAEDNVRLIEHWNEKAMASAAEELSAPAGTSPAAGSSEAQPEEEPRDKEPAASSDRTWKTSHREWDNAVRHEAAAAGEQRDRVWPPERKKLLIVEDDGPQRQSLIALIEGADVEVHAVSTGTEALKSLADAKYDGLVLDLLLPDMDGFELLDRMGVREESSKVPVIVYTGKLLDKKEELELKKRARSIIIKDVKSPERLLQETMMLLNRSGEEDAGARASGQASNDQLLAGKRILLVDDDVRNVFALSSVLEQYDMDIIYAENGQEAIEALTADPEHFDLVLMDMMMPEMDGYEAMRLIREMPAFEKLPIIALTAKAMKEDRNKCIEAGASDYVSKPFQTDQLLSLMRVWLYK from the coding sequence TTGAAGCTGCGAACGAAGCTCATCATCGGCTATGTCATGTTCATGATCATCATTCTCTCGCTGGGCTGGTATTCCTTTGCCCGGATGGGGGGCCTGAAGCAGGATCTGGATCATTTCTACCGGGACAGCTTCCGGAAGGTTGAACTCGCGCTGACGACGCGGGACGATGCCAATGCGATCGCTCGCGATCTGGTAACCGAGCTGCTCAATCCGGACAAAGCCGATCAGAGCGGCAGAGAAGTGCTGGATAAGGTCGACGGCTTCAAGGAGCGGGTCAACCGTTCCCTGGAAGAGCTGACCCGCAAAGCGGCCAAGGCCGAGGAGAAGCAGCTGGTCGAGGCGGCGCTTGACGATTGGGGCCGCTACGACCAATTCGTGACCGATGCGATTCGGCTGAGCATGAAGAATGAGTATGAGCAAGCGAACCAGCTCCGCAATGAATACGGGCTTGATTATCAGAACGATTTGCTGGACAGCCTGGGCGATCTGGCCCGCTACCATGAAGCGATGATGGAAGATCAGGTGACGGCCGCGACCGATACGTATGAAGCCGCCCTTACCTGGACGGCGGTCATTATGCTGCTCGGCATTATCGTGACCGTAGCGGTCATGCTGTGGGTCATGCCCAGCGTCACGCGCAATCTGAATACGATGTCGGTCATGATTCGGAGTCTGGCCCGCGGACGGATGCGCGTCATTCAGAAGCTGGAACCGGATACGAATGACGAGATCGGGGAAGTCATCCATGTCTTCAAGCAGATGGCCGAGGATATCGAGAGACGGAAGCGGAGCGAGGAGCAGTTCCGGCTGGCGCAGGAGGAGCAAGCCTGGATGGACGCCAACATCGCCCGCGTGACGGAGCTGTTGAACGGCGCGACGACCTTGAACCAGGTCGGGGAGACGTTCGTGAGCGAGTTCGTCCCGACGCTCGGGGCGCAGTACGGGGCGCTCTATATCCGGGATGACCTGAAGAACCCGGATTGGCTTCATCTGTGCGGCGCTTATGCGGCCGCCGGCAGCCTTCAGGCCGTGACGGGCTTCCGCGTCGGCGAAGGCTTGGTCGGACAGTGCGCGCAGGACGAGAAGCCGATCTATATTCATGATTTGAAAAACAGTTCGCTGCGCATCCAGAGCGGGATATGCGATACGGATCCGGTGGAGCTCATTGTCTATCCCATCATCTTCGAATCTACGGTTATCGCCGTGCTGGAGCTGGCTTCCTTGTCGCCGCTGGCGAGGAAGGAGCAGCAGCTTCTCGATCAGTTGGCTGACAAGCTCGGGGTCATCATTCACACGATTTCCGGACGGCTCAGAGTGGAGGAATTGCTGCGCGAATCGCAGGCGCTGACGGAGGAGCTGCAGTGCCAATCTGAGGAACTGATGACGCAGCAAGAGGAGATGCGGCGCTCGAACGAGCATCTGGAAGCCCAGACCGAGGCGCTGAAGCGCTCGGAGGAGATGCTGCAGCGCCAGCAGGAGGAGCTTGAGCATTACAATACGGAGCTGATCGCGAAGACGCGCGCGCTGGAAGAGCAGATGCTGGCCACCCAGGAGAAGAACGAGGAACTGGAGAGCGCCCGCAAGGAGCTGGAGCGCCAGGCGCTTCAGCTTGCGCTCGCTTCCAAGTACAAATCGGAATTCCTGGCGAACATGTCGCATGAATTGCGGACGCCGCTCAACAGCCTCCTCGTTCTGTCCCAGCTGCTCTCCGAGAACAAGGAGGGCAATCTGGAGGAGAAGCAGATGGAGTATGCACGTACGATTCATATGTCCGGATCGGACCTGTTGAAAATGATTGACGAGATCTTGGACCTGTCCAAAGTCGACGCAGGCAAAATGCAGTTGAACTTTGAAAAGGTGCATTTGTCGGAGCTAACCGCTTATATCCGCGACAGCTTCTCCGAGATCGCTTCGCAAAAAGGCCTCCGGCTTGAGGTTCATATGGATGAGGACGTGCCGGACAGTCTGGTAACCGACGGGCACCGGGTTATGCAGATTATCCGCAACCTCATGTCCAATGCGGTCAAATTCACGAACCGCGGAAGCGTCGCCTTCCATATCGGCATGGCGGCGGCGGAGGAGATACCGGCCCATATTCGCAAGGAGGGGATGCCTTTCTTCGCGATGCGGGTCGCGGATACCGGAATCGGAATTCCGGAGGAGAAGCAGGATCTGATCTTCGAAGCGTTCCAGCAACTGGACGGCACGACCAGCCGCAAGTACGGCGGAGCCGGGCTGGGGCTGTCCATCAGCCGGGAGCTGGCTCGCCTGCTCGGCGGAGCCCTTACGGTGGATAGCAAAGAGAATGAGGGCAGCACCTTTACCTTTTATTTGCCGATCCGGGCGACCAGACAGCCGGAAGCGGCGGAGGACAACGTCCGCCTCATCGAGCATTGGAACGAGAAGGCGATGGCGTCAGCGGCGGAGGAATTATCGGCACCGGCAGGAACATCTCCAGCGGCAGGATCATCCGAAGCGCAGCCGGAAGAGGAGCCGCGGGACAAAGAGCCGGCGGCTTCGTCCGATCGCACGTGGAAGACGTCGCACCGGGAGTGGGACAATGCGGTGAGGCATGAGGCCGCCGCGGCCGGGGAGCAGCGGGATCGGGTATGGCCGCCGGAACGGAAGAAGCTGCTCATTGTAGAAGACGACGGCCCGCAGCGGCAGTCGCTGATCGCGCTCATCGAGGGCGCCGATGTCGAAGTGCATGCCGTCTCGACCGGCACGGAGGCGCTGAAGTCGCTGGCGGACGCGAAGTACGACGGTCTGGTGCTGGATCTGCTGCTGCCTGACATGGACGGCTTCGAGCTGCTCGACCGCATGGGCGTTCGCGAGGAGTCGAGCAAGGTTCCAGTCATTGTATATACGGGCAAGCTGCTGGACAAGAAGGAGGAACTGGAGCTGAAGAAGCGTGCCCGGAGCATCATTATCAAAGACGTGAAATCGCCGGAGCGGCTGCTTCAGGAGACGATGATGCTGCTGAACCGGTCCGGGGAAGAGGACGCGGGCGCGCGCGCGAGCGGTCAGGCATCGAATGATCAGTTGCTGGCAGGCAAGCGCATCCTGCTCGTCGATGACGATGTGCGCAACGTGTTCGCCCTGTCCAGCGTGCTGGAGCAGTACGATATGGACATCATCTACGCGGAGAATGGCCAAGAAGCCATCGAGGCGTTGACTGCGGATCCCGAGCATTTCGACCTGGTGCTGATGGACATGATGATGCCGGAAATGGACGGCTATGAGGCGATGCGCCTTATTCGGGAGATGCCTGCGTTCGAGAAGCTCCCGATCATTGCCCTCACCGCGAAGGCGATGAAGGAAGACCGGAACAAATGCATCGAAGCCGGGGCTTCCGACTATGTTAGCAAGCCGTTCCAGACGGATCAGCTGCTGTCGCTGATGCGGGTCTGGCTGTATAAATAG
- a CDS encoding CheR family methyltransferase yields the protein MTGRDNEGNGEERRPQDSDRERAEIELLLEGIYRVYGYDFRDYAFPSLQRRIRHQVFAEQVETISELQSRVLHNRDSLQRLVHSLSIPVTEMFRDPQMFSAFRRTVVPLLRTYPYIRIWHAGCSTGEEVYSMAILLHEEGLYEKTRLYATDMNSRSLRIAKEGICPLDKMKLYTKNYMEAGGTRSFSEYYSASGEGVVIHPYLRRNIIFAEHNLATDRSFNEFNVILCRNVMIYFNEPLRNRVHELFYESLAPLGVLIVGAKESLHFTVHEARYEEMDRNEKIYRKIR from the coding sequence ATGACAGGGAGAGATAACGAAGGGAACGGCGAGGAGCGGCGCCCTCAGGATTCGGATCGGGAGAGGGCGGAAATCGAGCTGCTCTTGGAGGGGATTTATCGGGTCTATGGTTACGATTTTCGGGACTATGCCTTTCCTTCTCTCCAGCGGCGGATCCGGCATCAAGTCTTTGCCGAGCAGGTCGAGACGATCTCGGAATTGCAAAGCCGGGTGCTTCATAACCGGGACAGCCTGCAGCGGCTCGTGCACAGCCTGTCCATTCCGGTGACGGAGATGTTCCGCGATCCCCAGATGTTCAGCGCATTCCGCCGCACTGTCGTCCCTCTGCTTCGAACCTATCCGTACATCCGGATCTGGCATGCCGGCTGCTCTACGGGGGAGGAGGTCTACTCGATGGCTATCCTTCTTCACGAGGAAGGACTGTACGAGAAGACCAGACTGTATGCGACCGATATGAATTCGCGATCGCTGCGCATAGCCAAGGAAGGCATCTGCCCCTTGGACAAAATGAAATTGTACACCAAAAACTATATGGAAGCGGGCGGCACCCGTTCCTTCTCCGAATATTACTCGGCCTCCGGAGAAGGCGTCGTTATTCATCCCTATTTGCGCAGAAACATTATTTTTGCCGAGCATAATCTGGCGACGGACCGTTCCTTCAACGAGTTCAATGTCATTCTTTGCCGCAATGTCATGATTTATTTCAACGAACCGCTGCGCAACCGGGTGCATGAGCTGTTCTATGAGAGTCTCGCACCGCTTGGCGTGCTCATTGTCGGAGCCAAGGAATCGCTGCATTTTACGGTGCATGAAGCGCGCTATGAGGAGATGGATCGGAACGAGAAGATTTATCGCAAAATACGGTAG